CCTTCTCCCCTGTCAGAAAAGGCATGGTGTGTCCCTCCGGCAATGTTCATTGAAACACCGTATTGCATGGCATACAGGGCACATTGAACTGTACCATTGACAATGGTTACTTCTCTTTCCACCAATTGTGCCGAAAGCGGAAAACCAGTTCTCCTGACCTCTGACCTGGTAAGCGATAAGCTCTTTAATCTCTCCCAGTAACTCGAATTATGGGTACTTAATATTAAACTTTCTTCCGGCTTTTGAGGGCTGAAAATGTTATTATTGTTTATCGTTCCTTCATAAAGCAATTGTTCAGGAAGTAGCTCATACTTTATCATCGGAAAACGATGATTTTCAGGCAGTGGATGACTATAAATATCTGACCAGGCGATTTTTAACATATTAAGGGCTATCTTCCAGTAAGGACAGTAGGCTTGATAATTGAGGGTTGGCAAAATTAGGCAGTGTTACCTGGACGGTTGTCCCCCTGCCCGGATCAGATGCAATGTGGATCTGACCACCGAGCTTTTCCAAAACATTATGTACTATGTACAAACCAAGACCGGAACCTTCGGAATTCTCGGAAGCACGATAGAACATATCAAATATTTTGCTCAGGCTTTCCGCAGGTATGCCCTCTCCATTGTCTTCAATCTGGAGTACAAGACTTTCTTCTGTCACATCTGCCTTTATTTTCATGTATTGGTCAGGGTTCCCTTTTACCTGATACTTTACGGAGTTGCTTATAAGGTTATTGAGAACTACGCCCACTCTGACCGGATCGGATTTGAATACACTATCTTCCGAAACTTCAACCGAAACTCTTATTTTATCAAGTTTAACGGGATCAATTTGTTCAATTGAAGTCTCTATCATCCGCTTAATACTGATCTCCTCTATCTGCCCTTTAATTCTGCCGTTTCTTGAAAACGTCAGGAGATCGGTTATAAGTTTGTCCAGTCTTTTAATACTGACTTCCACGCGCCCAAGTATTTTAAATATATTTTCCCTGGACTTTTCTAATCCTGCAATATGGATCAATCCCAGGATGGTTCTCAACGGAGACCTTAGATCATGTGAGGCGTGGTAAACAAAATTGTCAAGTTCAAAATTTACCTTTTGTAGCTCTATAAAGTTCTTTTTCTTTTCTGAAATGTCCTGTATTACGCCTTCGAAGTACCCCTCTTTTTGGTTTAGCCGCCCGGAAACGCTTATCCAGACGGAGTAGTTATCCCTGGTTGATATCTTTAACTCACTGTTTTCGATAAACCCGTTATTTAGCAATGATCTCAGTAAACCCCAAAGGTTTTCGGTCTTCTGGAAGTATTTAAAGATGCTGTCATGAAAAATCGGATCCATGCTAAGGATATCCCAGGTTCTTTTGTTTGCCTGTATAATTTTGCCTGAATGCACATCTATTCTGAATATTCCGACTATAGAGTTCTGAAAGATGTTCTGATAGTTTTCCTTACTTAATTTTAAGGCCCGGTTGATCCTTAGCTGCTCTATTTCTTCTTTTCGTACCTGGAAAAGCAAATGATTGAACCTGTCGTACAGATAACCGATCTCACCTTTTTCATCATGTGAAATACTTTGGGAATAATCATTATGGATAGCTATATCTTCGGCAAAATCTGCCAGCCTGGTTATGGGTTTTGAAATATAGCCTTGTAGTTTATTGGTAAAAAAGACCGAAAGAATGACTATAATGGTAAAAATAACCAAAAGGTAAACTACATCCTTTCTCACCATCTGGGTGACAAGGGACTTTGGCACAAGGAGCAATACTGAACCGTAGTTCTCTTTTTTATACTCCACCATTTTACTTATCCGGAAGTATTGCTCGCTATTCAGCAGCAGCATGGCGGTATCCGGAGCAATGGCCTGGTCTCCTTTGTAGTAGGCAAAGAGACTATTATCTTTATTCAGTATATAGGCATGGCTTATTTCAGGTATACTGGCTACCTTCTCAATGATGTCCTGTCCACCGTTCTGGTCTTCAAAGATGAGCGGCCCCACACAGTATTCGCTGATGAGTCTGGCGGTGACATCCATCTGGTTCAGCACTGCTTTTCGGGTGTTATAATAGGAGTAATAGCTATAGAATGAAAAACTAATCAATAAGGCAGATATAGTCACGGACAATATGATGGCCGTCAGTTTATTCTTTATGGTTAGTTTTTTAAAGAACAGCATTATATCTTCTTTATAATTCTTGCAGCTTCCAACAAACGAAAATCAACATCCAGGCCGCTGGACTTAGCTGCTGATATATTTAACTCAAACCGGACCTTATTCTGTTCAAGATAAAAGTTAATTATTATTCCCTTCTTGGCAAAACCCTGGGTATCACCTATCGTAAGTATTGGTTTTGACCGTACTTTATCCAGTACCTTGTCCAGATCTTTGGCTTGTTCAGTGTTAATAAAAAGGATATTGCAGTTTTCAAGGCTGTCTATTTTATCAATGACATTAATTTTAACCGGCTTGTTTTTGATAGTTCGGTTTTTATAAATGTCGTACAGGTATTGATTGATATCACCTTCTCCCAGGATCGTTATGGTAAAGTAATCTAACGTGTCAGAGGTAGGCCATTCTATGAATTTGGAAAATTTTTCGAGCCAGATACTTTTCAAACGTGTTTCGCCAATCTGAGCCGGAGCTTCAACGTTAAAGCAAAGAAAACACAGGATAACAGGGCCATATTTCTTTAAAAAGGATCTCATAAGCACAACTCATTGCAAAATAGCACCACCTGCGTTATATCAGGAGTTTTCCGTTCATTTAATTTACAAACAAATGCTTTTACTTCTACCACTACAGATTCAATAAATTGCAGAGTTTCCTTTTATTTAAAATAAAGAAAGCTTTGAAATAACTAATAAGATAAAT
This region of Fulvivirga ulvae genomic DNA includes:
- a CDS encoding ATP-binding protein; translation: MLFFKKLTIKNKLTAIILSVTISALLISFSFYSYYSYYNTRKAVLNQMDVTARLISEYCVGPLIFEDQNGGQDIIEKVASIPEISHAYILNKDNSLFAYYKGDQAIAPDTAMLLLNSEQYFRISKMVEYKKENYGSVLLLVPKSLVTQMVRKDVVYLLVIFTIIVILSVFFTNKLQGYISKPITRLADFAEDIAIHNDYSQSISHDEKGEIGYLYDRFNHLLFQVRKEEIEQLRINRALKLSKENYQNIFQNSIVGIFRIDVHSGKIIQANKRTWDILSMDPIFHDSIFKYFQKTENLWGLLRSLLNNGFIENSELKISTRDNYSVWISVSGRLNQKEGYFEGVIQDISEKKKNFIELQKVNFELDNFVYHASHDLRSPLRTILGLIHIAGLEKSRENIFKILGRVEVSIKRLDKLITDLLTFSRNGRIKGQIEEISIKRMIETSIEQIDPVKLDKIRVSVEVSEDSVFKSDPVRVGVVLNNLISNSVKYQVKGNPDQYMKIKADVTEESLVLQIEDNGEGIPAESLSKIFDMFYRASENSEGSGLGLYIVHNVLEKLGGQIHIASDPGRGTTVQVTLPNFANPQLSSLLSLLEDSP
- a CDS encoding YfiR family protein — translated: MRSFLKKYGPVILCFLCFNVEAPAQIGETRLKSIWLEKFSKFIEWPTSDTLDYFTITILGEGDINQYLYDIYKNRTIKNKPVKINVIDKIDSLENCNILFINTEQAKDLDKVLDKVRSKPILTIGDTQGFAKKGIIINFYLEQNKVRFELNISAAKSSGLDVDFRLLEAARIIKKI